Proteins encoded within one genomic window of Candidatus Eisenbacteria bacterium:
- a CDS encoding tetratricopeptide repeat protein, producing MLATAAHAADEPTVPLADDLGSLHFPVTRCSAKAQDYVDQGVRYVYAFNHDEAVRSFEQASRLDPGCAMAYWGKALALGPNYNLPIDSERARAARSTVAEAVARAGKTSPRERAYIAALAKRYAKPEVGTDRKALDVAYANAMRDVARRYPDDPDAQVMFAESLMVLRPWDLWTLDGKPQPGTLEIVETLEGALKRWPGHPGANHYYIHAVEASGNPERALRAADTVAATMPGAGHIVHMPSHIYMRVGRYQDATETNRRAIAVDEKYIAAGAPEGVYPMMYYPHNIHFMWSAASMEGRTAEATVAAQKLDGHLDPAMVREMPAMEYFAPTLIVTFVRFGKWDQVLAVPAPPDDLAFWRGMWLHGRGLALAATGKLPEADAAHAELATIVDAIPGDRIIGDNQPAREHLRLAATILAGEIAARRGRTDEAIRTLEEAVRLEDKLPYTEPPAWYAPVRHRLGALLLRDGKLAEAEAVYREDLRRNPDNGWALYGLAATLRKEGKTAEAAEVDARFQRAWTRADVKLQASVL from the coding sequence GTGCTGGCGACGGCGGCCCACGCGGCCGACGAGCCGACCGTGCCGCTCGCCGACGACCTCGGCTCGCTCCACTTCCCGGTCACGAGGTGCTCCGCGAAGGCGCAGGACTACGTCGATCAGGGCGTCCGCTACGTCTATGCGTTCAACCACGACGAGGCGGTGCGGTCGTTCGAGCAGGCGTCGCGCCTCGACCCCGGCTGCGCCATGGCCTACTGGGGCAAGGCGCTCGCGCTCGGCCCGAACTACAATCTGCCGATCGACTCCGAGCGTGCGCGCGCGGCGCGCTCGACGGTCGCCGAAGCGGTGGCACGAGCCGGCAAGACGTCGCCGCGCGAGCGCGCCTACATCGCGGCGCTCGCCAAGCGCTACGCAAAGCCCGAGGTCGGGACGGACCGCAAGGCGCTCGACGTCGCCTACGCGAACGCGATGCGCGACGTGGCGCGGCGCTACCCGGACGACCCCGACGCGCAGGTGATGTTCGCCGAGTCGTTGATGGTGCTGCGCCCGTGGGACCTGTGGACGCTCGACGGCAAGCCACAGCCCGGCACGCTCGAGATCGTCGAGACCCTCGAGGGCGCGCTCAAGCGCTGGCCGGGGCATCCGGGCGCGAACCACTACTACATCCATGCGGTCGAGGCCTCGGGGAACCCCGAGCGTGCGCTCCGCGCCGCCGACACGGTCGCCGCCACCATGCCCGGCGCTGGCCACATCGTGCACATGCCGTCGCACATCTACATGCGGGTCGGCCGCTATCAGGACGCGACCGAGACGAACCGGCGCGCGATCGCCGTCGACGAGAAATACATCGCGGCCGGCGCGCCCGAGGGCGTCTACCCGATGATGTACTACCCCCACAACATCCATTTCATGTGGTCGGCCGCGAGCATGGAGGGCCGGACCGCCGAGGCGACGGTGGCAGCGCAGAAGCTCGACGGACATCTCGACCCGGCGATGGTGCGCGAGATGCCGGCGATGGAGTACTTCGCGCCGACGCTGATCGTCACGTTCGTTCGCTTCGGCAAGTGGGACCAGGTGCTGGCGGTGCCGGCGCCGCCCGACGATCTCGCCTTCTGGCGCGGCATGTGGCTCCACGGGCGCGGCCTCGCGCTCGCCGCGACCGGCAAGCTCCCCGAGGCCGACGCCGCGCACGCGGAGCTGGCCACCATCGTCGACGCCATACCCGGCGACCGCATCATCGGCGACAACCAGCCCGCCAGAGAGCATCTGCGCCTCGCCGCGACGATCCTCGCCGGCGAGATCGCCGCGCGCCGCGGCCGGACCGACGAAGCCATCCGCACGCTCGAGGAAGCCGTCCGCCTGGAGGACAAGCTCCCCTACACCGAGCCGCCCGCGTGGTACGCCCCGGTACGTCACCGCCTGGGCGCGCTCCTGCTCCGCGACGGCAAGCTCGCCGAGGCCGAAGCCGTCTACCGCGAGGACCTCCGCCGCAACCCCGACAACGGCTGGGCCCTGTACGGCCTCGCCGCCACCCTTCGCAAAGAGGGCAAGACCGCCGAAGCCGCCGAGGTCGACGCGCGCTTCCAGCGCGCCTGGACCCGCGCCGACGTCAAGCTCCAAGCGTCCGTCCTGTAG
- a CDS encoding acyl-CoA dehydrogenase, which yields MALVRTEEQEILARTAREFVTSRSPLRRVRELREDPVGFSRELWTAMAELGWLGIVVPEQYGGAGLGWAELAVVMEEVGRGLMPEPLVGTVLLGATALLLGGSEAQKQAHLPPLVGGERLFAVGYQEAGSRYDVARVATRAERAGGGWKLTGEKIQVLDGQVADWLVISARSAGEATDASGVTLFLVPKGAPGLRVERQWRVDSRPAAGVRLEGVAVGADAVLGGEGQGAALLGRVLDRATIGLAADMLGGMSATFEMTLDYLKTRKQFGVPIGSFQALKHRAARMFIETELARSVVMAAAQAADAAGGDAQVARLASVAKARAADAYNLIAAEGVQMHGGIGMTDEHDVGLYFKRARGSDIQFGDATFHRDRVAHLDGY from the coding sequence ATGGCCCTGGTGCGAACCGAAGAGCAGGAGATCCTTGCGCGCACCGCGCGCGAGTTCGTCACGAGCCGCTCGCCGCTGCGGCGCGTGCGCGAGCTGCGCGAGGATCCGGTCGGCTTCTCGCGCGAGCTGTGGACCGCGATGGCCGAGCTCGGATGGCTCGGCATCGTCGTCCCGGAGCAGTATGGCGGCGCCGGCCTCGGCTGGGCCGAGCTCGCCGTCGTCATGGAGGAGGTCGGGCGCGGCCTCATGCCCGAGCCGCTCGTCGGCACGGTGCTGCTCGGCGCGACGGCGCTCCTGCTCGGCGGCTCCGAGGCGCAGAAGCAGGCGCACCTCCCTCCGCTCGTCGGCGGTGAGCGTCTGTTCGCGGTCGGCTACCAGGAGGCGGGAAGCCGCTACGACGTCGCGCGCGTCGCGACGCGGGCCGAGCGCGCCGGCGGTGGCTGGAAGCTGACGGGCGAGAAGATCCAGGTGCTCGACGGCCAGGTCGCGGACTGGCTCGTGATCTCCGCCCGCAGCGCGGGCGAGGCGACGGACGCGAGCGGGGTCACGCTCTTCCTCGTTCCGAAGGGTGCTCCCGGGCTGCGCGTCGAGCGACAGTGGCGCGTCGACTCCCGGCCCGCCGCCGGCGTGCGGCTGGAGGGCGTCGCGGTCGGGGCCGACGCCGTGCTCGGCGGCGAAGGGCAGGGGGCGGCGCTCCTCGGCCGCGTCCTCGACCGCGCCACGATCGGCCTCGCCGCCGACATGCTGGGCGGGATGAGCGCGACCTTCGAGATGACCCTCGACTACCTGAAGACGCGCAAGCAGTTCGGCGTCCCGATCGGCTCGTTCCAGGCCCTGAAGCATCGCGCCGCGCGCATGTTCATCGAGACCGAGCTCGCGCGTTCGGTCGTCATGGCGGCGGCGCAGGCCGCCGACGCGGCCGGCGGCGACGCCCAGGTCGCGCGCCTCGCCTCGGTGGCGAAGGCGCGGGCGGCCGACGCGTACAACCTCATCGCCGCCGAGGGCGTGCAGATGCACGGCGGCATCGGCATGACCGACGAGCACGACGTGGGCCTGTACTTCAAGCGGGCGCGCGGATCCGACATCCAGTTCGGCGACGCGACGTTCCATCGCGATCGGGTCGCGCACCTCGACGGCTACTGA
- a CDS encoding Crp/Fnr family transcriptional regulator, with protein sequence MRTRTNGEARERLRQLLYQHARRLGLTNTAVETLGRTASLDRWDAGDRIVAREDGHDLVSFLVIGAVKIVCPGPRNAQVAVCFGAPGQVIATGWLFDDRPVRREFEIIAHDELGTTVASWSQNVLTEVMASLPPSQALQLMSYGWRAFSSLLREKCHLLGLSLRDRVLLTLIALARDFGIAHRDGVLVNLRLTHADVASMAVGSRANVTRAIEELRGEGLVACEPRRLVVTRRGLTALRSSEASQSAAPARPAASGEMRRRPVESMHGDPAGGGGGDRDGGRCPAPTAG encoded by the coding sequence ATGCGAACGCGTACGAACGGTGAGGCGCGCGAGCGCCTACGCCAGCTACTGTATCAGCACGCCCGCCGGCTCGGGCTCACGAACACCGCGGTCGAGACGCTGGGCCGCACGGCCAGCCTCGACCGCTGGGACGCCGGCGACCGGATCGTCGCGCGCGAGGACGGCCACGACCTCGTGTCGTTCCTGGTGATCGGCGCGGTGAAGATCGTGTGCCCCGGCCCGCGCAACGCACAGGTCGCCGTCTGCTTCGGCGCGCCCGGACAGGTCATCGCCACCGGGTGGCTCTTCGATGACCGGCCGGTGCGGCGGGAGTTCGAGATCATCGCGCACGACGAGCTGGGGACGACCGTCGCGTCGTGGAGCCAGAACGTCCTGACCGAGGTCATGGCATCGCTGCCGCCCTCGCAGGCGCTGCAGCTCATGTCCTACGGCTGGCGCGCCTTCTCGAGCTTGCTGCGCGAGAAGTGCCACCTCCTCGGCCTCTCGCTTCGCGATCGGGTGCTGCTCACGCTGATCGCGCTCGCGCGCGACTTCGGCATCGCGCACCGCGACGGGGTGCTCGTCAACCTGCGCCTCACGCACGCCGACGTGGCGAGCATGGCCGTCGGCAGCCGGGCCAACGTGACGCGGGCGATCGAGGAGCTGCGCGGCGAAGGCCTGGTCGCGTGCGAGCCTCGCCGCCTGGTGGTGACCCGCCGGGGGCTGACCGCGCTCCGATCGAGCGAGGCGTCGCAGTCCGCGGCGCCCGCCCGGCCGGCCGCGTCTGGCGAAATGCGCCGCCGCCCCGTAGAGTCGATGCATGGTGATCCGGCCGGGGGTGGCGGCGGTGATCGTGACGGCGGACGGTGTCCTGCTCCAACGGCGGGATGA
- a CDS encoding AAA family ATPase → MRETTHAARLPRAPGVAAVSSPEDEGRMEGERLLLVEDEADAARHIDRAFSAAGFVVHRVPTGEQGLEYLAAHPVAGVVLDHRLPLADGLQTLRRIRERRITIPVVMISSAGSIDVAVEAIKADAFDFVEKHDGYLPRLVARMCDAIRDARRSAERRVVRAVSVGRAAERRLLADELMRASRGEGRVVLVTGDDGIGKTTLALEAERLARDAGAVVLWGRCPETGGAPAYWPWTQVLRGYERVVGPDRLRDALGPVARVLARRPADEAAPATGPEHVPFQLLDGVTQCLRAAAQDHPLLLVLDDLHHADVESLQLLRFLAGGIRDAAMLVVGTHRDTPMRKGLVELGREPFTTVVPLAGFSEAEVRAYIVEATAVVPTEGLVRAVHEKTEGHPLFVADVVRALAGDGRLAVDPAGQRIRLAIPETRRHAIDDRLGRVSPPCRRVLGTAAVIGREFDLALLERIARSGEASPAIDEAAEAGLVVGVDDEPGAYRFSHVLIRDVLYDDLPADARARLHARIARALEVASSPGAEPPLAAIAHHYFEAATGSDDVLTAIEYAALAGERAGALMAHEEAARHYEQALRAAERARSIPPGLVERLLAKLADARWRAGELADARAVGRRLLRLAKESGDASAVAAAALTFAGRLPGLGVIVCDDEVVAELEHALTGLPPTATALRSMLTARLAEELTYSPRRTADRALAPKAITLARALDEPAVLATVLRTTQWSVWTPDDVERRRQLAEEIVSLAGQTDDPTLALDGELLRFWSALEHGEMDVARRQLAVVGRLASRLNLPYYAWITAAARATFLIGAGRLDEADRVADETLGAGDPTTNPTVPLFVGAQRYHIAWHRGRFDEVARWLTGVLDEFPILASAIECSLVITYAEAGQREFAQAKLRQFAADDFAGVPRNAMWLMNMSSLAEACAALGDVDAARGLYAQLAPFARYNVMLLLTWVGAPVSHYMAGLAALLGDGAAARRHYDDALLMEARTGTRHWQARTQLAYARLLRASGSAADRERADALVAAACATAKELRLQPVLDAVATLGAVAGPPVADGHCLFRRRGDVWDVGYLRIMTTVHHRVGMEYLRRLFENADRSIPAIELASGGEGVLIESDGGYVVDGRAVAEALGRLDRVNDEIAACERGEIMACIDALHTERERLEQYVQDQGRTAVSASERARTAVTKAIDRAIADIKAVHEPLGRHLEIHVRTGRYPRYVTDPVAPLTFDL, encoded by the coding sequence ATGCGCGAGACGACCCACGCCGCCCGCCTGCCGCGTGCGCCAGGTGTCGCCGCGGTCTCGTCCCCGGAGGACGAGGGCCGCATGGAGGGCGAGCGCCTGCTGCTCGTCGAGGACGAGGCCGACGCCGCCCGCCACATCGATCGTGCCTTCTCGGCGGCCGGATTCGTCGTCCACCGAGTCCCGACCGGCGAGCAGGGTCTCGAGTACCTCGCCGCGCACCCGGTCGCGGGCGTCGTCCTCGACCATCGCCTGCCGCTCGCCGACGGCCTGCAGACGCTGCGCCGCATCCGCGAGCGCCGCATCACGATCCCGGTCGTGATGATCTCGAGCGCGGGATCGATCGACGTCGCGGTCGAGGCCATCAAGGCGGATGCCTTCGACTTCGTCGAGAAGCACGACGGCTATCTGCCGCGGCTGGTCGCCCGGATGTGCGACGCGATCCGCGACGCGCGCCGGAGCGCCGAGCGCCGCGTCGTGCGGGCCGTCAGCGTCGGACGCGCGGCCGAGCGCCGGCTCCTCGCCGACGAGCTGATGCGCGCGTCCCGCGGCGAGGGCCGGGTGGTACTCGTCACCGGAGACGACGGCATCGGCAAGACGACGCTGGCGCTCGAGGCCGAGCGGCTCGCGCGCGACGCCGGAGCGGTGGTGCTCTGGGGGCGCTGCCCCGAGACGGGCGGGGCGCCCGCCTACTGGCCCTGGACCCAGGTGCTGCGAGGCTACGAACGGGTGGTGGGTCCCGATCGTCTCCGTGATGCGCTAGGACCCGTGGCGCGGGTGCTCGCCCGGCGGCCGGCCGACGAAGCGGCTCCGGCGACGGGCCCGGAGCACGTTCCCTTCCAGCTCCTGGACGGCGTGACGCAGTGTCTGCGGGCTGCGGCCCAGGACCATCCGCTCCTGCTCGTGCTCGACGACCTGCACCACGCCGACGTGGAATCGCTCCAGCTCCTGCGCTTCCTCGCGGGCGGGATTCGCGACGCCGCCATGCTCGTCGTCGGAACCCATCGCGACACCCCGATGCGCAAGGGGCTGGTCGAGCTCGGCCGCGAGCCGTTCACCACCGTCGTGCCGCTCGCCGGCTTCAGCGAAGCGGAGGTGCGAGCCTACATCGTCGAGGCGACCGCCGTCGTGCCGACCGAGGGACTGGTGCGGGCAGTCCACGAGAAGACCGAGGGACATCCCCTCTTCGTCGCCGACGTCGTGCGGGCGCTCGCCGGCGATGGTCGCCTGGCGGTCGATCCCGCGGGCCAGCGCATTCGTCTCGCCATTCCCGAGACACGGCGCCACGCCATCGACGATCGGCTGGGCCGCGTGTCACCCCCGTGTCGCCGCGTGCTGGGGACGGCCGCCGTGATCGGTCGCGAGTTCGACCTGGCGCTTCTCGAGCGGATCGCAAGGAGCGGCGAGGCGTCCCCGGCAATCGACGAGGCGGCCGAGGCGGGGCTCGTCGTCGGCGTCGACGACGAGCCGGGCGCGTACCGCTTCTCGCACGTCCTCATCCGCGACGTGCTCTACGACGACCTGCCGGCCGACGCGCGCGCCCGGCTGCACGCGCGCATCGCGCGGGCGCTCGAGGTGGCATCCTCGCCCGGCGCCGAGCCACCGCTCGCAGCGATCGCGCACCACTACTTCGAAGCCGCGACCGGGTCCGACGACGTGCTGACCGCGATCGAGTACGCGGCCCTCGCGGGCGAGCGCGCCGGCGCCCTCATGGCGCACGAGGAAGCGGCGCGCCACTACGAGCAGGCGCTGCGCGCCGCCGAGCGGGCCCGCTCGATCCCGCCGGGCCTCGTCGAGCGCCTGCTCGCGAAGCTCGCCGATGCGCGCTGGCGGGCGGGGGAGCTGGCGGACGCGCGCGCGGTCGGGAGGCGCCTGCTGCGCCTCGCCAAGGAGAGCGGCGACGCGTCGGCCGTCGCCGCGGCGGCGCTCACGTTCGCCGGACGCCTGCCCGGTCTCGGGGTGATCGTCTGCGACGACGAGGTGGTCGCGGAGCTCGAGCACGCGCTCACCGGGCTGCCACCCACCGCTACCGCCCTTCGTTCCATGCTGACGGCGCGGCTCGCCGAGGAGCTCACCTATTCGCCGCGCCGGACGGCCGATCGTGCGCTGGCGCCGAAGGCCATCACGCTGGCGCGCGCCCTGGACGAGCCCGCCGTGCTCGCGACGGTGCTGCGGACGACCCAGTGGTCCGTCTGGACGCCGGACGACGTCGAGCGCCGCCGCCAGCTGGCCGAGGAGATCGTCTCGCTCGCCGGGCAGACGGACGATCCCACGCTGGCCCTCGACGGCGAGCTGCTCCGCTTCTGGAGCGCGCTCGAGCACGGCGAGATGGACGTGGCGCGCCGACAGCTCGCCGTCGTCGGCCGCCTCGCGAGCCGCCTGAACCTTCCCTACTACGCGTGGATCACGGCCGCGGCGCGCGCCACCTTCCTCATCGGCGCCGGCCGGCTCGACGAGGCCGATCGCGTCGCGGACGAGACCCTCGGCGCGGGGGATCCGACGACCAATCCAACGGTTCCGCTGTTCGTCGGCGCGCAGCGCTATCACATCGCGTGGCACCGCGGACGGTTCGACGAGGTGGCCCGCTGGCTCACGGGCGTCCTCGACGAGTTCCCGATCCTCGCCTCCGCGATCGAGTGCTCGCTCGTCATCACCTACGCCGAAGCCGGCCAGCGCGAGTTCGCGCAGGCGAAGCTCCGGCAGTTCGCGGCCGACGACTTCGCGGGCGTGCCGCGCAATGCCATGTGGCTCATGAACATGTCGAGCCTGGCCGAAGCGTGTGCGGCTCTGGGGGACGTCGACGCGGCCAGAGGGCTGTACGCCCAGCTCGCTCCCTTCGCACGGTACAACGTCATGCTCCTGCTCACGTGGGTCGGGGCGCCGGTCTCGCACTACATGGCGGGGCTCGCGGCCCTGCTCGGCGACGGTGCGGCTGCCCGACGTCACTACGACGATGCCCTGTTGATGGAAGCGCGAACCGGCACGCGGCACTGGCAGGCGCGCACGCAGCTCGCGTACGCGCGGCTCCTGCGCGCCTCCGGCTCAGCCGCCGACCGCGAGCGCGCCGACGCGCTCGTCGCTGCGGCGTGCGCGACCGCGAAGGAGCTCCGGCTGCAACCGGTTCTCGATGCGGTGGCGACCCTGGGCGCGGTGGCAGGTCCGCCGGTGGCCGACGGTCACTGTCTCTTCCGGCGTCGCGGCGACGTGTGGGACGTCGGCTACCTGAGGATCATGACGACCGTGCACCACCGCGTGGGGATGGAGTACCTGCGGCGGCTGTTCGAGAACGCCGACCGATCCATTCCGGCGATCGAGCTGGCGAGCGGCGGCGAGGGCGTCCTGATCGAGTCCGACGGCGGCTACGTGGTCGATGGCAGGGCGGTGGCGGAAGCGCTGGGTCGTCTGGATCGCGTCAACGACGAGATCGCCGCCTGCGAGCGGGGCGAGATCATGGCGTGCATCGATGCTCTGCACACAGAGCGGGAGCGCCTGGAGCAGTACGTCCAGGACCAGGGCCGGACGGCGGTGTCCGCTTCGGAGCGGGCCCGCACCGCAGTGACCAAGGCGATCGATCGCGCCATCGCCGACATCAAGGCCGTCCACGAGCCCCTGGGCCGGCACCTCGAGATCCACGTACGGACCGGCCGCTATCCGCGATACGTGACCGACCCGGTGGCCCCCCTGACGTTCGACCTGTAG
- a CDS encoding NUDIX domain-containing protein — translation MVIRPGVAAVIVTADGVLLQRRDDNGRWGLPGGGVEPGESVRTAIIREVHEETGLDVEPLRLIGVYSDPVNHQVITYPDGNVIHYVSSVFECAIRGGALACGAESLELGFFPLDSLPADTLPISRIRIADAITGRVEAFIR, via the coding sequence ATGGTGATCCGGCCGGGGGTGGCGGCGGTGATCGTGACGGCGGACGGTGTCCTGCTCCAACGGCGGGATGACAACGGGAGGTGGGGGCTCCCCGGTGGCGGGGTCGAGCCGGGCGAGTCCGTGCGCACCGCCATCATCCGCGAGGTGCACGAGGAGACCGGCCTCGACGTCGAGCCGCTGCGCCTGATCGGCGTCTACTCCGATCCGGTGAACCATCAGGTGATCACGTACCCCGACGGCAACGTGATCCACTACGTGAGCTCCGTGTTCGAGTGCGCCATCCGCGGCGGCGCGCTCGCCTGCGGCGCCGAATCGCTCGAGCTCGGCTTCTTCCCGCTCGACTCGCTCCCCGCGGACACGCTGCCGATCTCGCGCATCCGCATCGCGGACGCGATCACGGGGCGGGTGGAAGCGTTCATCCGATGA
- a CDS encoding DUF882 domain-containing protein, which translates to MMLAVLAVATTLAAPRFFLEGDGTLALTSAHSGDKATVRYRRADGSYDPDALAQIRRVLRSRDGAEGDVALRLVELLGHVYVMRGKVPLTIVSGYRSPDYNEAIRARGARAASESLHTEGLAADVAFPGKQLRPLWMQIRSLDCCGAGYYQSEGFLHLDVGRPRFWEPATSKVEQHLSAGNALVFARTEFDRYATGETIIVELHAMTAPPVLIAKDAVLAGGTGETKVRVEADLPEREGCWDVAERGVRMRVVGAPAAARGRLTLRTCTPRVEKTPETVATNPIEVR; encoded by the coding sequence ATGATGCTCGCGGTCCTCGCCGTCGCAACCACGCTGGCGGCGCCGCGGTTCTTCCTCGAGGGCGACGGCACGCTCGCGCTCACGAGCGCACACTCGGGCGACAAGGCGACCGTGCGCTACCGCCGCGCCGACGGCAGCTACGACCCGGACGCGCTCGCGCAGATCCGTCGCGTGCTGCGATCGCGCGACGGCGCCGAGGGCGACGTGGCGCTGCGGCTCGTGGAGCTCCTCGGCCATGTCTACGTGATGCGCGGCAAGGTGCCGCTGACGATCGTCTCGGGCTATCGGAGCCCCGACTACAACGAGGCCATCCGCGCTCGCGGCGCCCGCGCCGCGAGCGAGTCGCTGCACACCGAAGGTCTCGCGGCGGACGTCGCGTTTCCGGGAAAGCAGCTCCGGCCCCTGTGGATGCAGATCCGCTCCCTCGACTGCTGCGGCGCCGGCTACTATCAGTCCGAAGGGTTCCTGCACCTCGACGTGGGGCGGCCGCGTTTCTGGGAGCCGGCGACGTCCAAGGTCGAGCAGCATCTCTCGGCCGGCAACGCGCTCGTGTTCGCGCGCACCGAGTTCGATCGCTATGCGACCGGCGAGACGATCATCGTCGAGCTGCACGCCATGACGGCCCCGCCCGTCCTCATCGCAAAGGACGCCGTGCTCGCCGGGGGCACGGGCGAGACCAAGGTGCGGGTCGAGGCCGATCTGCCCGAGCGCGAAGGCTGCTGGGACGTCGCCGAGCGCGGCGTCCGCATGCGCGTCGTCGGCGCGCCGGCGGCGGCGCGCGGGCGGCTCACGCTGCGGACGTGTACGCCGCGCGTCGAGAAGACGCCGGAGACCGTGGCGACGAACCCGATCGAAGTGCGGTAG